A single window of Inquilinus sp. Marseille-Q2685 DNA harbors:
- a CDS encoding transglutaminase family protein, whose amino-acid sequence MIYDIRHLSTYAYETPVSFARCVLRLLPSDRAEQRVLSRSIEVRPVPAASAARRSFFGNDVVTVTIEATHRELKVDARSRVEVTRDTGDLLRRASRPWEEVRERAFAAATLAPASPAHHLYPSRLVPILGPLSAYAHVSFPPGRPILEAATELMQRIKADFTYDPKATAVSTPLIEAFESRRGVCQDFAHIMIGCLRGVGLPAAYVSGYLRTLPPPGKPRLEGADATHAWVSAWCGEEFGWLGFDPTNAVLVENDHIILANGRDYADVSPIDGVILGAGSQALSVEVDVVPVR is encoded by the coding sequence ATGATCTACGACATCCGCCACCTCTCGACCTATGCCTATGAGACGCCGGTCAGCTTCGCCCGCTGCGTGCTGCGCCTGCTGCCCAGCGACCGGGCGGAGCAGCGCGTGCTGTCGCGGTCGATCGAGGTCAGGCCGGTGCCGGCCGCCTCCGCCGCGCGCCGCAGCTTCTTCGGCAACGACGTCGTCACCGTCACCATCGAGGCCACCCATCGCGAGCTCAAGGTCGACGCCCGGTCGCGGGTCGAGGTGACGCGCGACACCGGCGACCTGCTGCGCCGGGCCAGCCGGCCCTGGGAGGAGGTGCGGGAGCGCGCCTTCGCCGCCGCGACACTCGCCCCTGCCTCCCCCGCCCATCACCTGTATCCGAGCCGGCTGGTGCCGATCCTGGGGCCGCTGTCGGCCTATGCCCATGTCAGCTTCCCGCCGGGGCGCCCGATCCTGGAGGCTGCGACCGAGCTGATGCAGCGGATCAAGGCCGACTTCACCTACGACCCGAAGGCGACGGCGGTCTCGACCCCGCTGATCGAGGCCTTCGAGAGCCGCCGCGGCGTGTGCCAGGATTTCGCCCACATTATGATCGGCTGCCTGCGCGGCGTCGGCCTGCCCGCCGCCTATGTCAGCGGCTATCTGCGCACCCTGCCGCCGCCCGGCAAGCCGCGCCTCGAAGGGGCGGACGCCACCCATGCCTGGGTCTCTGCCTGGTGCGGGGAGGAGTTCGGCTGGCTGGGCTTCGACCCGACCAACGCCGTGCTGGTCGAGAACGACCATATCATCCTGGCCAACGGCCGGGACTATGCCGACGTCTCGCCGATCGACGGCGTCATCCTCGGCGCCGGGTCGCAGGCGTTGAGCGTGGAGGTGGACGTCGTCCCGGTGCGCTGA
- a CDS encoding GntR family transcriptional regulator, with protein sequence MTDTATNAPPPRLYEIVERALRASIGAGRLPAGLVLLEGPIAEIFQTSRAPVQRALARLEADGLIHRFEGRGYLVGPEAAGAAPLRADIRGFGLEAAEEIDEAQQSRASWERIYATAERQIASCLVFGRYRIVEAEMADHFGVSRTVVRDVLGRLQERGLIEKNASSHWIAGPLTARAIRDLYEMRRLLEPPALVSAAPSLPSGDIEAMLDRLRRAEAAGPLPETMDAIEEDLHVRCVLATPNARLADALRHNQLPLLATHAFTRSLGIADDQPILTEHRLVLELLAQEAWPAAAAVLETHLQAAERRAVARLKTLAVIPEPANLAPYLTKTSERP encoded by the coding sequence ATGACGGACACGGCGACGAACGCGCCCCCGCCGCGGCTCTACGAGATCGTCGAGCGCGCGCTGCGGGCGTCGATCGGCGCCGGGCGGCTGCCGGCCGGGCTGGTGCTGCTGGAGGGGCCGATCGCCGAGATTTTCCAGACCAGCCGCGCCCCGGTGCAGCGGGCGCTGGCGCGGCTGGAGGCGGACGGGCTGATCCACCGCTTCGAGGGCCGCGGCTATCTGGTGGGGCCGGAAGCGGCCGGCGCGGCGCCGCTGCGCGCCGACATCCGCGGCTTCGGCCTGGAGGCGGCGGAGGAGATCGACGAGGCGCAGCAGTCCCGCGCCTCGTGGGAGCGGATCTATGCCACTGCCGAGCGCCAGATCGCCTCCTGCCTGGTGTTTGGCCGCTACCGTATCGTCGAGGCCGAGATGGCGGACCATTTCGGCGTCAGCCGCACCGTGGTGCGCGACGTGCTGGGCCGGCTACAGGAGCGCGGGCTGATCGAGAAGAACGCCAGCTCGCACTGGATCGCGGGACCGCTGACCGCCCGGGCGATCCGCGACCTCTACGAGATGCGGCGGCTGCTGGAGCCGCCGGCCCTGGTCAGCGCCGCGCCGTCGCTGCCGAGCGGCGACATCGAGGCGATGCTGGACCGGCTGCGCCGGGCAGAGGCGGCGGGGCCGCTGCCCGAGACCATGGACGCGATCGAGGAGGATCTGCATGTCCGCTGCGTGCTGGCGACGCCGAACGCCCGGCTGGCCGACGCGCTGCGTCACAACCAGCTGCCTCTCCTGGCCACCCACGCCTTCACCCGCTCGCTCGGCATCGCCGACGACCAGCCGATCCTGACCGAACACCGGCTGGTGCTGGAGCTGCTGGCGCAGGAGGCCTGGCCGGCCGCGGCGGCGGTGCTGGAGACGCATCTGCAGGCGGCGGAACGCCGCGCCGTCGCCCGGCTGAAGACTCTCGCGGTGATCCCCGAGCCAGCCAACCTCGCGCCCTATCTCACCAAGACCTCCGAGCGCCCGTAA
- a CDS encoding ABC transporter ATP-binding protein, translating into MTLLLELSGIAKAYSGAPALSDLSLAVGAGEYLSILGPSGSGKSTMLRVVAGFEAPDQGDVRLEGRSILSIPAHERGIGFVFQGFALFPHMTVFDNIAYGLRHRSRDPVTDEAQVRRRVGEALELLGLTGLGARAVGQISGGQKQRVALARTLVTDPKIVLLDEPLGALDANLRERTMIELKRIQAQLGGTFLHVTGNEQEALAMGHRTAVLDRGRIAEISPPQTLYNRPGSVRVARFLNCYNIFEGMVGDGAFRFADATLPLPSDAAAGAAAYCIRADKVTVAEEADPAAPGEAALPGRFIASEYSGARVTYLFDVVGSRPVEVEYHLSHRRPKSFDAGRRYALRWPAADALVFRG; encoded by the coding sequence ATGACTCTGCTCCTGGAACTGAGCGGCATCGCCAAGGCCTATAGCGGCGCGCCGGCGCTGAGCGACCTGTCGCTGGCGGTCGGCGCGGGCGAGTACCTGTCCATCCTCGGCCCCAGCGGCTCGGGCAAGTCGACCATGCTGCGGGTCGTCGCCGGCTTCGAGGCGCCGGATCAGGGCGACGTGCGGCTGGAGGGCCGGTCGATCCTGTCGATCCCGGCGCATGAGCGCGGCATCGGCTTCGTGTTCCAGGGCTTCGCCCTGTTCCCGCACATGACCGTCTTCGACAACATCGCCTACGGCCTGCGCCACCGCAGCCGCGATCCGGTCACCGACGAAGCACAGGTCCGGCGCCGGGTCGGCGAGGCACTGGAGCTGCTGGGCCTGACCGGCCTGGGCGCCCGCGCCGTCGGCCAGATCTCCGGCGGCCAGAAGCAGCGCGTCGCCCTGGCCCGCACCCTGGTCACGGACCCGAAGATCGTGCTGCTGGACGAGCCCCTGGGTGCGCTCGACGCCAATCTGCGCGAGCGGACGATGATCGAGCTGAAGCGCATCCAGGCGCAGCTCGGCGGCACCTTCCTGCATGTCACCGGCAACGAGCAGGAGGCGCTGGCCATGGGCCACCGCACCGCCGTGCTGGACCGCGGCCGGATCGCCGAGATCAGCCCGCCGCAGACGCTGTACAACCGGCCGGGGTCGGTCCGCGTCGCCCGCTTTCTCAACTGCTACAACATCTTCGAGGGCATGGTCGGCGACGGCGCCTTCCGCTTCGCCGACGCCACCCTGCCGCTGCCAAGCGACGCCGCCGCGGGGGCGGCCGCCTATTGCATCCGCGCCGACAAGGTGACGGTGGCCGAGGAGGCGGATCCGGCGGCGCCGGGCGAGGCAGCCCTGCCGGGCCGCTTCATCGCCAGCGAGTATTCCGGCGCCCGGGTGACCTACCTGTTCGACGTCGTCGGCAGCCGGCCGGTCGAGGTCGAATACCATCTAAGCCACCGCCGACCGAAGAGCTTCGACGCCGGGCGCCGCTACGCGCTGCGCTGGCCGGCGGCCGACGCCCTCGTGTTCCGCGGCTGA
- a CDS encoding ABC transporter permease yields the protein MTETAPAPAARRRTGRRVTALLVAPGALWMTAFLVVPIAMMVYVSFWTQKTFTIEPTLTLKNWVTFFGTSTYLSALWTTVRIWLIVLATTLALGYPVALYIGLFVRNKTVQTILLVVCVVPFWTSFLIRVLAWRPMLGTEGAVNILLMKLGVVSEPVAGLLFTELSVVIGMTQIYVVFMVGPIAFMLSRIEPSLIEAARDLGAGTGRIFRTVILPLSLPGVIVGAIFVSVMVLGEFATAAALSGRKVNMLGNIIVTQVGSLKWAFAAVVGVILTVVMGIVVAGLLRLVDLRKEL from the coding sequence ATGACCGAGACGGCGCCGGCCCCGGCCGCGCGGCGGCGCACCGGACGGCGGGTTACGGCGCTGCTGGTTGCGCCGGGGGCCCTGTGGATGACCGCCTTCCTGGTCGTCCCGATCGCGATGATGGTCTATGTCAGCTTCTGGACCCAGAAGACCTTCACCATCGAGCCGACGCTGACCCTCAAGAACTGGGTCACCTTCTTCGGCACCTCGACCTATCTGTCGGCGCTATGGACCACGGTCCGGATCTGGCTGATCGTGCTGGCGACGACGCTGGCGCTGGGCTATCCGGTCGCGCTCTATATCGGCCTGTTCGTCCGCAACAAAACGGTCCAGACCATCTTGCTGGTGGTCTGCGTCGTGCCGTTCTGGACCTCGTTCCTGATCCGGGTGCTGGCCTGGCGCCCGATGCTGGGCACCGAGGGCGCGGTCAACATCCTCTTGATGAAGCTGGGCGTGGTGTCGGAGCCGGTGGCCGGCCTCCTGTTCACCGAGCTCAGCGTCGTCATCGGCATGACCCAGATCTACGTCGTGTTCATGGTCGGGCCGATCGCCTTCATGCTGTCGCGGATCGAGCCGAGCCTGATCGAGGCCGCGCGGGATCTCGGCGCCGGCACCGGCCGCATCTTCCGCACCGTGATCCTGCCGCTGAGCCTCCCCGGCGTGATCGTCGGTGCGATCTTCGTCTCGGTCATGGTGCTGGGCGAGTTCGCCACCGCCGCCGCCCTGTCCGGCCGCAAGGTCAACATGCTGGGCAACATCATCGTCACCCAGGTCGGGTCGCTGAAATGGGCCTTCGCCGCCGTGGTCGGCGTGATCCTGACCGTGGTGATGGGCATCGTCGTCGCCGGGCTGCTGCGCCTGGTCGACCTGCGGAAGGAGCTGTAG
- a CDS encoding ABC transporter permease, which produces MQGQPLLRTALMAFTALFIVFLYGPLAVLATLSFQAGPEGGPQFPIIEWSTYWYQHLFGWAPPSRVAPLPIGDALVRSLTLAFMTMVVATVLGTLSAQAFRSRFRGSGIVFYLIVLGMMVPGVLVGLGVALVANELGIPRAWWGTSFVTHVVYTFPFAFLVMLAIFNRFDRSIEEASWSLGVSPARTFRKVTFPLIFPGVLSAMLFAFTLSYDEFPRTLFTAGGGQTLPLTIYGTFSVEIHPNIFAFGVLTTLFSFALLAVYGVLMALSVRRAKRMAIQEEVR; this is translated from the coding sequence ATGCAGGGGCAGCCGCTTCTCCGCACCGCGCTGATGGCCTTCACGGCGCTGTTCATCGTCTTCCTGTACGGTCCGCTGGCGGTGCTGGCGACGCTGAGCTTCCAGGCCGGGCCCGAGGGCGGGCCGCAATTCCCGATCATCGAATGGTCGACCTACTGGTACCAGCACCTGTTCGGCTGGGCCCCGCCGTCCCGCGTGGCGCCGCTGCCGATCGGCGACGCGCTGGTGCGGTCCCTGACCCTCGCCTTCATGACCATGGTGGTGGCGACGGTGCTGGGCACCCTGTCGGCCCAGGCCTTCCGGTCGCGCTTCCGCGGCTCCGGCATCGTCTTCTACCTGATCGTGCTGGGCATGATGGTGCCGGGGGTGCTGGTCGGGCTGGGCGTCGCGTTGGTGGCAAACGAGCTGGGCATCCCGCGGGCCTGGTGGGGGACATCCTTCGTCACCCATGTGGTCTACACCTTCCCCTTCGCCTTCCTGGTCATGCTGGCAATCTTCAACCGCTTCGACCGGTCGATCGAGGAGGCGTCCTGGAGCCTGGGCGTCAGCCCCGCCCGCACCTTCCGCAAGGTCACCTTCCCGCTGATCTTCCCGGGCGTGCTGAGCGCGATGCTGTTCGCCTTCACCCTGAGCTACGACGAGTTCCCGCGCACGCTGTTCACCGCCGGCGGCGGCCAGACCCTGCCGCTGACGATCTACGGCACCTTCTCGGTCGAGATCCATCCGAACATCTTCGCCTTCGGGGTGCTGACCACGCTGTTCTCCTTCGCCCTCCTCGCCGTCTACGGCGTCTTGATGGCCCTGTCGGTCCGTCGGGCCAAGCGCATGGCGATCCAGGAGGAGGTGCGATGA